In one Heteronotia binoei isolate CCM8104 ecotype False Entrance Well chromosome 1, APGP_CSIRO_Hbin_v1, whole genome shotgun sequence genomic region, the following are encoded:
- the HSF2 gene encoding heat shock factor protein 2 isoform X2, producing MKQQAAAAAMTTSPSGTSTAVPAFLSKLWALVGDAPSNQLITWSQNGQSFLVLDEQRFAKEILPKYFKHNNMASFVRQLNMYGFRKVVHVDSGIVKLERDGPVEFQHPYFKQGREDLLEHIKRKVSSSRPEENKIRQEDLSKIISSAQKVQIKQETIESRLSALKRENESLWREVAELRAKHLQQQQVIRKIVQFIVTLVQNNQLVSLKRKRPLLLNTNGAPKSNLFQHIIKDPAENKHHVPLNRTDGLKQREQLSDDIIIYDITDDVGDEEKAPVTPETSEDMATDSNCSHSPDIVIVEDDEEDDYGPIIQENTSAASITVPSSGSVGPSTDGSSPLMSSAVQLNSQSTLTAEDPVSMMDSILSENGVISQNINLLGNFFQVPCR from the exons ATGAAGCAGCAGGCGGCTGCGGCGGCTATGACGACGAGCCCCAGCGGCACCAGCACTGCGGTCCCGGCCTTTCTCAGTAAGCTCTGGGCGCTGGTGGGCGACGCGCCGAGCAATCAGCTCATCACCTGGAGCCAG AATGGCCAGAGTTTCCTTGTGTTGGATGAACAAAGATTTGCAAAAGAGATTCTTCCAAAGTACTTCAAGCACAATAACATGGCAAGTTTTGTGAGACAACTAAATATGT ATGGTTTCCGTAAGGTAGTCCATGTTGACTCTGGTATTGTCAAACTGGAGCGAGATGGCCCTGTTGAGTTCCAGCACCCTTATTTCAAGCAAGGGCGGGAAGATTTATTAGAACACATTAAAAGAAAG GTTTCTTCTTCAAGACCAGAGGAAAACAAAATTCGTCAGGAAGACTTATCTAAAATTATAAGCAGTGCTCAGAAAGTTCAAATTAAACAAGAGACAATTGAATCCAGACTATCTGCTTTGAAAAG AGAAAATGAATCTCTTTGGCGTGAAGTAGCAGAACTGAGAGCAAAACATTTGCAACAGCAACAAGTTATTCGGAAG ATTGTACAGTTCATTGTTACCCTTGTTCAGAATAACCAGCTTGTGAGTTTAAAACGCAAACG CCCATTACTTCTGAATACCAATGGGGCTCCAAAGTCCAACTTGTTCCAGCATATAATCAAAGACCCTGCAGAAAATAAACATCAC GTACCACTCAACAGGACAGATGGCCTAAAGCAAAGAGAACAGTTAtcagatgatataattatttatgatATCACTGATGATGTTGGTGATGAAGAAAAGGCTCCAGTTACGCCAGAAACCAGTGAGGACATGGCTACAGATTCAAA CTGTAGCCATTCTCCTGATATTGTAATAGTAGAAGATGATGAGGAGGATGACTATGGTCCTATAATTCAAGAAAATACGAGTGCTGCATCAATAACTGTTCCTTCCAGTGGTTCTGTTGGTCCTTCCACTGATGGTTCAAGCCCATTAATGTCCAGTGCTGTACAGTTAAATAGCCAGTCAACCTTAACTGCAGAAGACCCAGTCTCAATGATGGATTCTATACTCAGTGAGAATGGTGTGATTTCACAGAATATCAATCTTCTTGGAAA CTTTTTTCAAGTTCCGTGCAGATGA
- the HSF2 gene encoding heat shock factor protein 2 isoform X1: MKQQAAAAAMTTSPSGTSTAVPAFLSKLWALVGDAPSNQLITWSQNGQSFLVLDEQRFAKEILPKYFKHNNMASFVRQLNMYGFRKVVHVDSGIVKLERDGPVEFQHPYFKQGREDLLEHIKRKVSSSRPEENKIRQEDLSKIISSAQKVQIKQETIESRLSALKRENESLWREVAELRAKHLQQQQVIRKIVQFIVTLVQNNQLVSLKRKRPLLLNTNGAPKSNLFQHIIKDPAENKHHVPLNRTDGLKQREQLSDDIIIYDITDDVGDEEKAPVTPETSEDMATDSNCSHSPDIVIVEDDEEDDYGPIIQENTSAASITVPSSGSVGPSTDGSSPLMSSAVQLNSQSTLTAEDPVSMMDSILSENGVISQNINLLGKVELLDYLESIDCSLEDFQAMLSGRQFSIDPDLLVDLFSSSVQMNPTGHINSAKLETKGIETMKTNGTHPADQDVSDSNPKSDKQLIQYTAFPLLAFFDGNSSSAIENTNPTPEVVSSVDKPLEVDELLESSFDPQPTQSKLVRLEPLTEAEASEATLFYLCELAPVPMDTDMPLLSN; the protein is encoded by the exons ATGAAGCAGCAGGCGGCTGCGGCGGCTATGACGACGAGCCCCAGCGGCACCAGCACTGCGGTCCCGGCCTTTCTCAGTAAGCTCTGGGCGCTGGTGGGCGACGCGCCGAGCAATCAGCTCATCACCTGGAGCCAG AATGGCCAGAGTTTCCTTGTGTTGGATGAACAAAGATTTGCAAAAGAGATTCTTCCAAAGTACTTCAAGCACAATAACATGGCAAGTTTTGTGAGACAACTAAATATGT ATGGTTTCCGTAAGGTAGTCCATGTTGACTCTGGTATTGTCAAACTGGAGCGAGATGGCCCTGTTGAGTTCCAGCACCCTTATTTCAAGCAAGGGCGGGAAGATTTATTAGAACACATTAAAAGAAAG GTTTCTTCTTCAAGACCAGAGGAAAACAAAATTCGTCAGGAAGACTTATCTAAAATTATAAGCAGTGCTCAGAAAGTTCAAATTAAACAAGAGACAATTGAATCCAGACTATCTGCTTTGAAAAG AGAAAATGAATCTCTTTGGCGTGAAGTAGCAGAACTGAGAGCAAAACATTTGCAACAGCAACAAGTTATTCGGAAG ATTGTACAGTTCATTGTTACCCTTGTTCAGAATAACCAGCTTGTGAGTTTAAAACGCAAACG CCCATTACTTCTGAATACCAATGGGGCTCCAAAGTCCAACTTGTTCCAGCATATAATCAAAGACCCTGCAGAAAATAAACATCAC GTACCACTCAACAGGACAGATGGCCTAAAGCAAAGAGAACAGTTAtcagatgatataattatttatgatATCACTGATGATGTTGGTGATGAAGAAAAGGCTCCAGTTACGCCAGAAACCAGTGAGGACATGGCTACAGATTCAAA CTGTAGCCATTCTCCTGATATTGTAATAGTAGAAGATGATGAGGAGGATGACTATGGTCCTATAATTCAAGAAAATACGAGTGCTGCATCAATAACTGTTCCTTCCAGTGGTTCTGTTGGTCCTTCCACTGATGGTTCAAGCCCATTAATGTCCAGTGCTGTACAGTTAAATAGCCAGTCAACCTTAACTGCAGAAGACCCAGTCTCAATGATGGATTCTATACTCAGTGAGAATGGTGTGATTTCACAGAATATCAATCTTCTTGGAAA GGTTGAGCTTCTCGACTACCTTGAGAGCATTGATTGCAGTTTAGAGGATTTCCAGGCCATGCTCTCAGGACGGCAGTTCAGCATAGACCCAGATCTTCTAGTAGAT CTTTTTTCAAGTTCCGTGCAGATGAATCCTACAGGTCATATCAATAGTGCAAAA CTGGAGACAAAGGGAATTGAAACTATGAAGACAAATGGCACTCACCCGGCTGATCAAGATGTGTCTGATTCTAACCCTAAATCAG ATAAACAGCTAATTCAGTATACAGCCTTCCCCCTTCTTGCATTCTTTGATGGCAATTCCAGTTCGGCGATAGAGAATACAAATCCCACACCTGAAGTGGTGTCTTCTGTAGATAAACCATTAGAAGTAGATGAACTCCTGGAAAGCAGTTTTGATCCTCAGCCAACCCAAAGCAAACTTGTCCGTCTTGAACCATTGACAGAAGCAGAAGCCAGTGAAGCTACACTGTTTTATCTTTGTGAACTTGCTCCTGTGCCAATGGACACTGATATGCCACTATTGAGCAACTAG